In Massilia violaceinigra, one DNA window encodes the following:
- a CDS encoding SMP-30/gluconolactonase/LRE family protein, with translation MTAPSSRLSHHPGRCLRWDARGHRWWWAGSGAHAVHALAERDPAPLACRLPDAAGLLAHCASGRVLFGLSKRLGFSEPGRDTGPRQLRVQPLVAVDAAEPRTAISDGCTDRRGFLVFGTRNVAKDGRAIGSFYQFSGKYGLRRLALPVVAEASAICFSADGKRMFFADARASQLLACDYDAERGHVGGVTVFAQLDAGATPRGAVLDAAGCLWNAQAGQLVQYAPDGKVLRRIALDCSSIAFGGAGLTQLAAVGEGGLFTVSVPGVAGQPDSPFDDHPSQ, from the coding sequence ATGACGGCGCCATCGTCACGTTTGTCGCACCATCCCGGGCGCTGCCTGCGCTGGGATGCGCGCGGCCACCGCTGGTGGTGGGCGGGCAGCGGCGCGCATGCGGTGCACGCCCTGGCGGAGCGGGATCCGGCGCCGCTGGCCTGCCGCCTGCCCGACGCCGCCGGCCTGCTGGCGCACTGCGCGTCCGGGCGCGTGCTGTTTGGGCTGAGCAAGCGCCTCGGTTTCTCCGAGCCGGGCCGCGACACCGGCCCGCGCCAGCTGCGCGTGCAGCCGCTGGTGGCGGTGGACGCCGCCGAACCGCGCACGGCGATCAGCGACGGTTGCACCGACCGCCGCGGCTTTCTGGTGTTCGGAACCCGCAACGTGGCCAAGGACGGGCGCGCGATCGGCAGTTTTTATCAGTTTTCGGGCAAGTACGGCTTGCGCCGGCTGGCCTTGCCGGTGGTGGCCGAAGCGAGCGCGATCTGCTTCAGCGCCGACGGCAAGCGCATGTTTTTCGCCGATGCGCGCGCCAGCCAGCTGCTCGCTTGCGACTACGACGCCGAGCGTGGCCACGTCGGCGGCGTCACGGTGTTCGCGCAGCTCGATGCCGGTGCCACGCCGCGCGGCGCGGTGCTGGACGCCGCCGGCTGCCTGTGGAACGCCCAGGCGGGCCAGTTGGTCCAGTACGCGCCCGACGGCAAGGTGTTACGGCGCATCGCGCTCGATTGCAGCAGCATCGCCTTTGGCGGTGCTGGCCTTACGCAGCTCGCCGCAGTAGGCGAGGGCGGTTTGTTCACCGTCTCTGTTCCCGGCGTCGCGGGCCAGCCAGACAGTCCATTCGACGATCATCCATCACAATAA
- a CDS encoding beta-galactosidase, whose product MHLIVKCLPLLVAGAFASTACGQALLRIDASAPARAPLENQLQMGASVSPSGERIGANSQYLTRNGKPWMPVMGEFHYSRTPADEWEAELRKMKAAGIDIVATYIMWNHHEEQQGTYVWNGQRDLRRFVQLAAGAGLDVMVRVGPWVHAEVRYGGIPDWVVGAMPTRGDDPQYLRHVARLYGQIGRQLKGLLWKDGGRVIGVQIENEYNLNGPGEGAGHISTLKRMAREAGMDVPLYTVTGWDQTVYPSGEVTPVFGGYPDEPWARSTTELAPKETYAFRFDSRVSGDLGAQTRASTRGTADTDIDKTPFLGAEYGAGLPFMYRRRPVVSSDDIASMLPVQLGSGVNLVGYYMFHGGRNPVGMTTLEESTLTGGYNDTPMISYDFQAPLGPDGQQRPVLTRLRPFHLFMRDFGDRLAPMTVRKPDVVPTGPEDLTTPRLSVRSQGDSAFLFVSNHVRQYPMPLQRQVRFSVKLPGRTVEFPRQPVDLADGAYFIWPLNMDLDGTRLAYATAQPVARLDNGTAGVVYVFAASAGIPVELGFDAAAASSLTAPGARVNQEGGKTVIDGITPGTQAAVTIRRAGKAPVTLLVLTPEQSQQLAIGQLAGQRRLVIGAQQTWFADGGLRMRSDGNPAFRFAVYPALPRTPKAGMPLIAGQDGMFQSFAVTLPARSHEAAFKPVRAARMVRPVMIGGLANAALQPLPESFSAAAAWSIELPRIKNKLDALVELDFVGDIGRLFNGTRMLDDWYYSGYGWQFAARHAGSGPLTLSVLPLRADAPVYIPTEGRPDFGGKEQIAELRAVRVTPIYRLDVKP is encoded by the coding sequence ATGCACCTGATCGTCAAATGCCTGCCGCTGCTGGTGGCAGGCGCCTTTGCCAGCACCGCGTGCGGCCAGGCCCTGCTGCGCATCGACGCCAGCGCGCCGGCCAGGGCGCCGCTCGAAAACCAGCTGCAGATGGGCGCCTCGGTGTCGCCTTCGGGCGAGCGCATCGGCGCCAACAGCCAGTACCTGACCCGCAACGGCAAGCCATGGATGCCGGTGATGGGCGAGTTCCACTACAGCCGCACTCCGGCCGACGAATGGGAAGCGGAACTGCGCAAGATGAAGGCCGCCGGCATCGACATCGTGGCCACATACATCATGTGGAACCACCACGAAGAGCAGCAGGGCACGTACGTCTGGAACGGCCAGCGCGACCTGCGCCGCTTCGTGCAGCTGGCAGCTGGCGCGGGCCTGGACGTGATGGTGCGGGTCGGCCCGTGGGTGCACGCGGAAGTGCGCTACGGCGGCATTCCCGACTGGGTGGTGGGCGCCATGCCCACGCGCGGTGACGACCCGCAGTATCTGCGCCACGTCGCGCGCCTGTACGGCCAGATCGGCCGCCAGCTCAAGGGCTTGCTGTGGAAGGATGGCGGGCGCGTGATCGGCGTGCAGATCGAAAACGAATACAACCTCAATGGGCCGGGCGAAGGCGCCGGCCATATCAGCACCCTCAAGCGCATGGCGCGCGAGGCCGGCATGGATGTGCCGCTGTACACCGTCACCGGCTGGGACCAGACCGTGTATCCGTCGGGCGAAGTGACACCGGTGTTCGGCGGCTATCCCGACGAGCCATGGGCGCGCAGTACCACCGAGCTGGCGCCGAAAGAAACCTACGCCTTCCGCTTCGACAGCCGCGTGAGCGGCGACCTCGGTGCGCAGACCCGCGCAAGCACGCGCGGCACCGCCGACACCGATATCGATAAAACCCCGTTCCTGGGCGCCGAATACGGCGCGGGCCTGCCTTTCATGTACCGCCGCCGTCCGGTGGTATCGAGCGACGACATCGCCTCGATGCTGCCGGTGCAGCTGGGGTCCGGCGTGAACCTGGTCGGCTACTACATGTTCCACGGCGGGCGCAATCCGGTCGGCATGACCACGCTGGAAGAGAGCACGCTCACGGGCGGCTACAACGACACGCCGATGATCAGCTACGACTTCCAGGCGCCACTGGGCCCGGACGGCCAGCAGCGCCCCGTGCTCACGCGCCTGCGGCCGTTCCACCTGTTCATGCGCGACTTCGGCGACCGTCTCGCGCCCATGACGGTGCGTAAGCCCGATGTCGTGCCGACCGGCCCGGAGGACCTGACAACGCCGCGCTTGTCCGTGCGCAGCCAGGGCGACAGCGCCTTTCTGTTCGTGAGCAACCACGTGCGCCAGTATCCGATGCCGCTGCAGCGCCAGGTGCGCTTCTCGGTCAAGCTGCCCGGCCGGACCGTGGAGTTCCCGCGCCAGCCGGTCGACCTGGCCGACGGCGCCTACTTTATCTGGCCGCTCAACATGGACCTGGACGGCACGCGCCTGGCCTATGCCACGGCGCAGCCGGTGGCGCGGCTCGACAACGGCACGGCCGGCGTCGTGTACGTGTTCGCGGCCAGCGCCGGCATTCCGGTCGAACTGGGTTTCGACGCCGCCGCCGCAAGCAGCCTGACAGCCCCCGGCGCGCGCGTCAACCAGGAGGGCGGCAAGACCGTCATCGACGGCATCACCCCCGGCACGCAGGCGGCGGTGACGATCCGGCGCGCCGGCAAGGCGCCCGTGACGCTGCTGGTGCTCACGCCAGAACAATCGCAGCAACTGGCCATCGGCCAGCTGGCCGGCCAGCGCCGCCTTGTCATCGGCGCCCAGCAGACCTGGTTTGCCGACGGCGGCCTGCGCATGCGCTCGGACGGCAATCCGGCCTTCCGCTTCGCCGTCTATCCGGCGCTGCCGCGCACCCCGAAGGCCGGCATGCCACTTATCGCCGGCCAGGACGGGATGTTCCAGTCGTTCGCCGTTACGCTGCCCGCGCGCAGCCATGAGGCGGCGTTCAAGCCGGTGCGCGCGGCGCGCATGGTGCGCCCGGTGATGATCGGCGGCCTGGCCAACGCCGCGCTGCAACCGCTGCCCGAGAGCTTCAGCGCCGCCGCGGCCTGGTCGATCGAGCTGCCACGAATCAAAAACAAGCTCGATGCGCTGGTCGAACTCGATTTCGTCGGCGACATCGGACGTCTGTTCAACGGCACCCGCATGCTCGACGATTGGTACTACAGCGGCTACGGCTGGCAGTTCGCGGCGCGCCATGCGGGCAGCGGCCCGCTGACCCTGTCGGTGCTGCCGCTGCGCGCCGACGCCCCGGTCTACATTCCGACAGAAGGCCGCCCGGACTTCGGCGGCAAGGAGCAGATCGCCGAACTGCGCGCCGTGCGCGTGACCCCGATCTACCGTCTCGACGTGAAGCCGTGA
- the dgoD gene encoding galactonate dehydratase, translated as MKIIKLTTYRVPPRWMLLKIETDEGIVGWGEPVIEGRARTVEAAVHEMTPFLIGQDPGRINDLWQAMYRGGFYRGGAILMSAIAGIDQALWDIKGKLLGVPVYDLLGGRVRDKMKMYSWVGGDRPSDVIAGIRKLRAVGIDTFKMNGTEEMRMLDSARAVDQAVGRIAEIREAFGNEIEFGIDFHGRVAAPMAKVLLRALEPYRPLFVEEPVLAEQAEYYPRLAESTSIPLAAGERMYSRFEFKRVLEQGGLAILQPDLSHAGGITECVKIAAMAEAYDVAVAPHCPLGPVALAACLHLDFVSHNAVLQEQSMGIHYNQGAELLDYVKNKDDFRMEGGYIAALTKPGLGVEVDEERVIEASKNAPDWRNPLWRHEDGSVAEW; from the coding sequence ATGAAAATCATCAAACTGACGACGTACCGGGTTCCGCCGCGCTGGATGCTGTTGAAGATCGAGACCGACGAAGGCATCGTCGGCTGGGGCGAACCGGTGATCGAAGGCCGCGCGCGCACGGTCGAAGCGGCGGTCCACGAGATGACGCCGTTCCTGATCGGCCAGGACCCGGGCCGCATCAACGACCTGTGGCAAGCCATGTACCGCGGCGGCTTCTACCGCGGCGGCGCGATTCTGATGAGCGCCATTGCCGGCATCGACCAGGCCTTGTGGGACATCAAGGGCAAGCTGCTCGGCGTGCCGGTTTACGACCTGCTGGGCGGCCGGGTACGCGACAAGATGAAGATGTACAGCTGGGTGGGCGGCGACCGTCCGTCCGACGTCATCGCCGGCATCCGCAAGCTGCGCGCGGTCGGCATCGACACCTTCAAGATGAACGGCACCGAAGAAATGCGCATGCTCGACAGCGCCCGCGCGGTGGACCAGGCGGTCGGGCGCATCGCCGAAATCCGCGAAGCCTTCGGCAACGAGATCGAATTCGGCATCGACTTCCACGGCCGCGTGGCCGCCCCGATGGCCAAGGTGCTGCTGCGCGCCCTCGAGCCGTACCGGCCCTTGTTTGTCGAAGAGCCGGTGCTGGCCGAACAGGCCGAGTATTATCCGCGCCTGGCCGAATCGACCTCGATCCCGCTGGCAGCCGGTGAGCGCATGTACTCGCGCTTCGAATTCAAGCGCGTGCTCGAACAGGGTGGCCTGGCGATCCTGCAGCCGGACCTGTCGCACGCGGGCGGCATCACCGAATGCGTCAAGATCGCGGCCATGGCCGAAGCCTACGACGTCGCCGTGGCGCCGCATTGCCCGCTCGGCCCCGTCGCGCTGGCGGCCTGCCTGCACCTCGACTTCGTCTCGCACAATGCGGTGCTGCAGGAACAGAGCATGGGCATCCATTACAACCAGGGCGCCGAACTGCTCGACTACGTCAAGAACAAGGACGACTTCCGCATGGAAGGCGGCTATATCGCGGCCTTGACCAAGCCGGGCCTGGGCGTCGAGGTCGACGAAGAACGCGTGATCGAGGCCAGCAAGAACGCGCCCGACTGGCGCAATCCGCTGTGGCGCCATGAGGATGGCAGCGTCGCCGAGTGGTAG
- a CDS encoding PEP-CTERM sorting domain-containing protein yields MTFCSQLIGGTVALAGLLAPGAAFAIPIASPGTEGLAVLAANAGAIVATYQGSSADYANDLYLFTDDGVDNNDVFMFSNRDTPVGGIFNLGRFVVGSELMFRLHVNTTGRDFFSGPGSRNPDRRAHARVQQDWTPGTALVSFEDLRGGPYKFNDLSFSLSNAATTVPPVPVPAPASLGLIGIGIAGLLAARRRRAG; encoded by the coding sequence ATGACATTCTGTTCTCAACTGATCGGCGGCACCGTGGCACTGGCCGGGCTGCTGGCACCCGGCGCGGCGTTCGCCATTCCGATCGCTTCACCCGGCACCGAGGGGCTGGCCGTGCTCGCCGCGAACGCGGGCGCCATCGTGGCAACCTACCAGGGCAGCTCGGCCGACTATGCCAACGACCTGTATTTGTTTACCGATGACGGGGTCGACAACAACGATGTGTTCATGTTCAGTAATCGCGACACCCCGGTCGGCGGCATCTTCAACCTCGGGCGGTTCGTGGTGGGCAGCGAACTGATGTTCCGCCTGCACGTGAATACGACCGGGCGCGATTTCTTCAGCGGCCCCGGCAGCCGTAATCCGGACCGGCGCGCCCATGCGCGCGTGCAGCAGGACTGGACGCCCGGAACCGCACTCGTCAGTTTTGAGGATTTGCGCGGCGGTCCCTACAAGTTCAACGATCTGAGTTTCTCGCTGAGCAATGCGGCGACCACGGTGCCGCCCGTGCCCGTTCCCGCGCCGGCCTCGCTCGGCTTGATCGGCATCGGCATCGCCGGCCTGCTGGCCGCACGGCGGCGCCGCGCCGGTTGA
- a CDS encoding DUF346 domain-containing protein, protein MKSMQSEIADSVTSGGMSDAGSASAHDMPGAQMMSQPAAAAAAEDDTPDAQALAVQPGPRRPSSSPVVSWGPNRLDVFALGTGRAIHHKWWNGSSWNPSVTGYEFMGGIGTSAPQAISTQANRLDVFVTGTDSALYHKQWNGSNWLPSLTGYTNLGGLCIGDPRAISWGPNRLDVFVIGTDRALYHKWRSGSTWGPSLTGYENMGGIIMEQPEVVSWGPNRLDVFVIGTDRALYHKWWNGSSWGPSLTGYEKLGGVCMSAPRAVAWGTNRLDVFVTGTDGALYHKWWNGSTWLPAGGNLEKLGGVCVGMPEAVSWGPNRIDVFVVGTDSALYHKWWNGSSWGPSLLGYEAMGGILSSQPRVVAWGPNRLDVFATGSDSALYHKWWNGSSWGPSLTGYEFMGGVIQNFGQSPVGASDPADSSGDASGQSAQMSNDMDS, encoded by the coding sequence ATGAAATCGATGCAATCGGAAATTGCGGATTCAGTCACCAGCGGCGGGATGTCGGACGCCGGCAGCGCCAGCGCGCACGACATGCCGGGCGCTCAGATGATGAGCCAGCCTGCCGCGGCGGCCGCGGCGGAGGACGACACGCCCGACGCGCAAGCACTGGCTGTGCAGCCGGGCCCGCGCCGGCCAAGTTCGTCTCCCGTCGTGTCGTGGGGTCCGAACCGGCTCGACGTGTTCGCGCTGGGAACGGGCCGCGCGATACATCACAAATGGTGGAACGGTTCGAGCTGGAATCCGTCGGTGACCGGCTACGAATTCATGGGCGGGATCGGCACCAGCGCGCCACAGGCCATCTCGACCCAAGCTAACCGCCTGGACGTGTTCGTGACCGGCACCGACAGCGCGCTGTATCACAAGCAGTGGAACGGCAGCAACTGGTTGCCTTCGCTCACCGGCTACACCAACCTGGGCGGCCTGTGCATCGGCGACCCGCGTGCCATCTCGTGGGGCCCCAACCGGCTCGATGTGTTTGTCATCGGCACCGACCGCGCGCTGTATCACAAGTGGCGCAGCGGATCGACCTGGGGACCATCGCTGACCGGCTACGAAAACATGGGCGGCATCATCATGGAGCAGCCTGAAGTTGTCTCCTGGGGTCCGAACCGGCTCGATGTGTTCGTCATCGGCACCGACCGCGCGTTGTACCACAAGTGGTGGAACGGCAGCAGCTGGGGTCCATCGCTGACCGGTTACGAAAAACTGGGCGGCGTGTGCATGTCGGCGCCGCGCGCGGTAGCGTGGGGCACCAACCGCCTCGATGTGTTCGTCACCGGTACCGATGGCGCGCTGTATCACAAATGGTGGAACGGCAGTACTTGGCTACCCGCCGGCGGTAACCTGGAAAAACTCGGCGGCGTGTGCGTCGGCATGCCCGAGGCAGTGTCGTGGGGGCCTAACCGTATCGATGTGTTCGTGGTCGGCACCGACAGCGCCCTGTATCACAAATGGTGGAACGGAAGCAGCTGGGGCCCGTCGTTACTCGGTTACGAAGCCATGGGCGGCATCCTGTCTTCGCAACCGCGGGTGGTGGCTTGGGGTCCGAACCGCCTCGATGTGTTCGCCACGGGTTCGGACAGCGCGCTGTACCACAAATGGTGGAATGGCTCGAGTTGGGGACCGTCGCTCACGGGGTACGAATTTATGGGAGGTGTCATCCAGAATTTCGGACAGTCTCCCGTCGGCGCTTCCGACCCGGCGGACAGTAGTGGCGACGCCTCCGGCCAGAGCGCGCAGATGAGCAACGATATGGATAGCTGA
- a CDS encoding PEP-CTERM sorting domain-containing protein: MLSRSVSLTWGKMMSTKSVCAMFSLLVLASQAHAGLTIIAEAEVPTHRVKDYRTDIDREFGEPSLELTQSASSIYSAANAYGYARPGVLKAYAHAATSSELSSSASASAFAMWEFSATLSNAALAGKKGQFTIRNHFDYAPSTSIGTYPGSGTLAASGHFQFDSIFGARTSLGLSYADFLQTYSWDNQGNATWLTSHVVDDANGVRQEPGFGMQELVVDFVWGEPILFHQMVGAACSVYETDEIDSTAGCFVDSTHSSYWGGLSNVTANGVAVPDYAIVTDAGIDLRQSLLPVPEPESWAMMVLGGLLIAGVGGHRRKKDSLIAASC; the protein is encoded by the coding sequence TTGCTTTCCCGATCGGTGTCTTTAACCTGGGGAAAAATGATGTCAACAAAATCTGTTTGTGCAATGTTCAGTCTTCTGGTGCTCGCGAGCCAGGCCCACGCGGGCTTGACCATTATTGCCGAGGCGGAAGTGCCGACCCATCGCGTGAAGGACTACCGTACCGATATCGACCGTGAATTCGGGGAGCCGTCGCTTGAATTGACCCAGTCGGCCTCCAGCATTTATTCGGCCGCCAACGCCTATGGCTATGCGCGCCCGGGTGTGCTGAAGGCGTATGCGCACGCGGCAACCAGTTCGGAATTATCCTCAAGCGCATCCGCGAGCGCATTTGCGATGTGGGAATTTTCCGCCACCCTGTCGAACGCCGCGCTGGCAGGGAAAAAGGGACAATTCACTATCCGCAACCATTTCGATTACGCGCCGAGCACGTCGATCGGGACCTACCCGGGTAGCGGCACATTGGCAGCCTCTGGCCACTTTCAATTCGACAGTATTTTCGGGGCGCGCACTTCGCTCGGACTGAGCTACGCCGATTTCCTGCAAACGTACTCCTGGGACAACCAGGGCAATGCCACCTGGCTGACCAGCCACGTGGTGGACGACGCCAACGGCGTCCGCCAGGAGCCAGGTTTTGGAATGCAGGAGCTGGTGGTCGATTTCGTGTGGGGCGAGCCGATCCTGTTTCACCAGATGGTGGGCGCCGCATGCTCGGTGTACGAAACCGATGAAATCGACTCCACCGCCGGGTGCTTCGTCGATTCGACACATTCAAGCTACTGGGGCGGGCTGTCCAATGTCACCGCCAATGGCGTGGCCGTGCCGGATTACGCCATCGTGACCGATGCCGGCATCGACTTGCGCCAGTCGCTCCTGCCTGTTCCGGAGCCCGAGTCCTGGGCGATGATGGTACTGGGCGGCTTGCTGATAGCCGGTGTGGGCGGCCATCGCCGCAAGAAGGATTCGTTGATTGCTGCTTCCTGCTGA
- a CDS encoding PQQ-dependent sugar dehydrogenase: MLPIPLSHSLSIAAMMLALPGALAQLPTSDAPPPAKGWRAEVVSEGLSHPWSMAWLPDGRLLVSTKEGKLHLLKGKRFEPVALEGMPPVFTNGQGGLLDIAIHPGDKKNPRIYMTMATGTDEANRTTLVQGVFDGKRVHAIKTLFRVQPDKSGGQHFGSRLLWHKDGTLLMSVGDGGNPPQKIGGMLARDQAQNLGSHQGAILRLTDAGKAAPGNPLAARPGALPEIWSYGHRNIQGMALDAGGRVWATEHGPRGGDELNLVEAGQNYGWPLQSYGRDYRTGEPVGQPVVPGMTQPKIAWVPSPGASGLTQYSGSQFPQWRGSLFSGGLATTDVRRIVLDKEGNVVSQERLEIGKRVRDVRQGPDGHLYVITDEDNGQLLRIVAQ; this comes from the coding sequence ATGTTGCCCATTCCCTTGTCCCACTCCCTGAGCATCGCGGCGATGATGCTGGCGCTGCCTGGCGCGCTGGCCCAGTTGCCCACCAGCGATGCGCCGCCGCCCGCCAAAGGCTGGCGCGCGGAAGTGGTCAGCGAAGGTTTGTCCCATCCCTGGTCGATGGCGTGGTTGCCGGACGGGCGCCTGCTGGTCAGTACCAAGGAAGGCAAGCTGCATCTGCTCAAGGGCAAGCGCTTCGAGCCAGTCGCGCTGGAGGGCATGCCGCCAGTCTTCACCAACGGGCAGGGCGGCCTGCTCGACATTGCCATCCATCCGGGCGACAAGAAAAATCCGCGCATTTACATGACCATGGCCACCGGTACCGATGAGGCTAACCGCACCACCCTGGTACAAGGCGTGTTCGACGGCAAGCGCGTACACGCCATCAAGACGCTGTTCCGCGTCCAGCCCGACAAGAGCGGCGGACAGCATTTCGGCTCGCGCCTGCTGTGGCACAAGGACGGCACCTTGTTGATGAGCGTCGGCGACGGCGGCAATCCGCCGCAGAAAATCGGCGGCATGCTGGCGCGCGACCAGGCCCAGAACCTGGGCAGCCATCAAGGCGCCATCCTGCGCCTGACCGATGCAGGCAAGGCCGCGCCCGGCAATCCGCTGGCTGCGCGCCCCGGAGCGTTGCCGGAAATCTGGAGCTACGGCCACCGCAACATCCAGGGCATGGCGCTCGATGCCGGCGGCCGCGTGTGGGCCACCGAACACGGACCGCGCGGCGGCGATGAACTTAATCTGGTCGAAGCGGGTCAAAATTATGGTTGGCCGCTGCAAAGCTACGGGCGCGATTACCGCACGGGCGAACCGGTCGGCCAGCCGGTCGTGCCCGGCATGACGCAACCGAAGATTGCATGGGTACCGTCGCCGGGTGCCTCCGGCCTGACGCAGTACAGCGGCAGCCAGTTCCCGCAATGGCGCGGCAGCCTGTTCAGCGGCGGGCTGGCCACCACGGACGTGCGGCGCATCGTGCTGGACAAGGAGGGCAATGTGGTGTCGCAGGAACGGCTGGAGATCGGCAAACGCGTGCGCGATGTGCGCCAGGGGCCTGACGGGCATCTGTACGTGATTACCGATGAAGACAACGGCCAGTTGCTGCGCATCGTGGCGCAATAA
- a CDS encoding choice-of-anchor Q domain-containing protein yields MNKFVTFVSDIRVSALLCSSMTVLLTACGGAADQQDLSQAKQQTQTAGYIVSTESTTAATMPVDALTAVRADGDQAGPAAITPQDKGADAAPSSATPYTEKDFALTGYGAADAMPPRATTTAYGATDAAALAEARGQQAVAPAPAALAPAVPSTTYNFYVAPNGNDKNAGTAAAPFKTLARASKAAKPSTTVFVAPGTYTGGIKTTVSGSASGRIYYVSSTKWGAKIVAPGSSGKAAWDNRGSYVDIIGFHVDGSGSKWTNGIYNGGSYAMIRANHVHDVAKGVGCNGGGGSAIGVDSYYKGIKSDVVGNLVHDIGPVGCRFIQGIYVSTSGSVKNNVVYRVSEGAIHLWHDANRVIITNNTVTTSSTGIIVGGGDYYHTKGPNDYTAVYSNIVYDNKMGVSEQGQTGKNNTYRNNLVFQNSTYNFRLKNGLKHTETVTSDPLFVDYKRTGTPDLRLTSSSPAIGRGTATEALEFDYLENPRNAKTGYDIGAYQFQAPSTQE; encoded by the coding sequence ATGAATAAATTTGTCACTTTTGTTTCGGACATCCGTGTCAGTGCGTTGCTATGCAGCAGCATGACGGTCTTGCTGACCGCCTGCGGTGGTGCTGCTGACCAACAGGACTTGTCCCAGGCTAAGCAGCAAACGCAGACGGCCGGCTATATCGTCAGCACCGAATCGACCACTGCCGCCACGATGCCGGTCGATGCGCTGACGGCAGTGCGCGCCGATGGCGATCAGGCCGGACCCGCCGCCATTACTCCCCAGGACAAGGGCGCCGATGCCGCGCCCAGCAGTGCAACGCCTTACACCGAGAAAGATTTCGCCCTGACCGGCTATGGCGCCGCCGACGCCATGCCGCCCCGGGCCACCACGACCGCGTACGGCGCCACCGATGCCGCCGCCCTGGCCGAGGCCAGGGGGCAGCAGGCAGTGGCGCCTGCCCCGGCGGCCTTGGCGCCTGCCGTTCCTTCCACCACCTATAACTTTTACGTTGCACCGAACGGCAACGACAAAAACGCCGGCACCGCTGCCGCACCGTTCAAGACGCTGGCGCGTGCGTCGAAAGCGGCTAAGCCGAGCACCACCGTGTTCGTGGCCCCCGGCACCTACACCGGCGGCATCAAGACCACCGTCAGCGGTTCCGCGAGCGGGCGTATCTATTACGTGTCGAGCACCAAATGGGGTGCCAAGATCGTCGCCCCCGGTTCCAGCGGCAAGGCGGCCTGGGATAACCGCGGCAGCTATGTGGACATCATCGGCTTTCACGTCGATGGCAGCGGCAGCAAGTGGACCAACGGCATCTACAACGGCGGCTCCTACGCCATGATCCGCGCCAACCATGTGCACGACGTCGCCAAGGGTGTCGGCTGCAACGGCGGCGGCGGCTCGGCCATCGGCGTGGACAGCTACTACAAGGGCATCAAGTCGGATGTGGTGGGCAACCTCGTGCACGACATCGGTCCTGTCGGCTGCCGCTTTATCCAGGGCATTTATGTCAGCACCTCGGGCAGCGTGAAGAACAACGTGGTCTACCGCGTGTCGGAAGGCGCGATCCACCTGTGGCACGATGCCAACCGCGTTATCATCACCAACAACACGGTGACGACCTCGAGCACCGGCATCATTGTCGGCGGCGGTGACTACTATCACACCAAGGGACCGAACGATTACACGGCCGTGTACAGCAACATCGTGTACGACAACAAGATGGGCGTGTCGGAGCAGGGCCAGACGGGCAAGAACAACACCTACCGCAACAATCTGGTGTTCCAGAATTCGACGTACAACTTCAGGCTAAAAAACGGCCTGAAGCACACCGAAACCGTGACCTCCGACCCCTTGTTCGTGGACTACAAGCGGACCGGCACGCCGGACCTGCGCCTGACCAGCAGCTCGCCTGCGATCGGACGCGGCACGGCCACCGAGGCGCTCGAATTCGACTACCTGGAAAACCCGCGCAACGCCAAAACCGGGTATGACATTGGCGCCTATCAGTTCCAGGCTCCGTCGACGCAGGAGTAA
- a CDS encoding Thivi_2564 family membrane protein, giving the protein MNILISLIVYLVVFGLIWWLVSMLPLPSPVAQIVRVLFIILLILIVLSVFGIIPGNFLPRLNF; this is encoded by the coding sequence ATGAATATCCTCATCAGCCTCATCGTCTACCTGGTCGTCTTCGGACTGATCTGGTGGCTCGTCAGCATGCTGCCGCTGCCGTCGCCAGTAGCACAAATCGTCCGCGTGCTGTTCATCATTCTCCTGATCCTGATCGTCCTGTCGGTCTTCGGCATCATCCCGGGTAACTTCCTGCCGCGACTAAATTTCTAG